A stretch of Aedes aegypti strain LVP_AGWG chromosome 2, AaegL5.0 Primary Assembly, whole genome shotgun sequence DNA encodes these proteins:
- the LOC5569065 gene encoding odorant receptor 30a: protein MASLEGYYRIRAPLITISKIMGAEIWTSDKFFQPASYMLMAHMVIYNVCNGYTVLTQISDPVKLMQVTIIFGIASQLIFKFFYAISRKYDLRKMFDIAEETIYQRYSEGNKEEVLILHKTVRYLGIIWKFLALIYSSTLFVFGMWPIYVYYSTGQMVPLFSYEIPLIDPASSFGYILNMFLHVDIYILGILGSILADYTFIFIVFHAVANVDLFILHSKELSDLLIENDPTKNVRAIKEKWNCCMCDHQIATEYLNGTEDIVGLLCLVQVFSCIFTICDAMLLVALTDWYAAVCFLIVVFGEITIYFLIGNFVELKVDELYASVVSVPWNLLNNIQQKEYGYLLARSQRPLILTLFGFAPLNFESYMTVLRALYQFFVMIMQSVE, encoded by the exons ATGGCTTCACTGGAGGGATATTATAGAATTCGTGCCCCATTGAtcaccatttcaaaaataatgggCGCAGAAATTTGGACATCCGACAAGTTTTTTCAACCAGCATCGTATATGCTGATGGCACACATGGTCATCTATAATGTGTGCAATGGGTACACCGTCCTCACTCAGATATCGGATCCGGTCAAGTTGATGCAGGTTACGATAATCTTCGGAATTGCTTCACAGTTGATCTTCAAATTTTTCTATGCAATTTCGAGGAAGTATGATCTTCGGAAAATGTTCGATATCGCAGAGGAAACAATTTACCAGCGCTATTCCGAAGGCAACAAGGAAGAAGTTTTGATTCTCCATAAGACTGTACGATATTTAGGAATCATTTGGAAGTTTTTGGCTTTAATCTACTCGTCGACATTATTCGTTTTTGGCATGTGGCCCATCTACGTGTACTATTCAACAGGTCAAATGGTACCTCTATTTTCCTACGAAATTCCACTGATCGATCCTGCAAGCTCGTTCGGATACATATTGAACATGTTCCTACACGTCGACATTTACATACTGGGGATTCTCGGATCAATTCTAGCCGATTACACattcatttttattgttttccatgCCGTGGCGAACGTGGATTTGTTCATTTTACATTCAAAAGAATTGTCTGATTTATTGATCGAGAACGATCCGACAAAAAATGTGAGAGCAATTAAAGAAAAGTGGAATTGTTGCATGTGTGATCATCAAATTGCTACTGA ATACCTTAACGGTACGGAAGATATTGTCGGTTTGTTGTGTCTGGTACAAGTATTTTCATGCATATTCACAATCTGTGATGCGATGCTTTTGGTAGCTCTG ACTGATTGGTATGCAGCTGTTTGCTTTTTGATTGTggtttttggagaaattactaTTTATTTCCTTATTGGAAATTTTGTTGAGCTAAAG GTTGATGAGCTGTATGCATCAGTAGTCAGCGTGCCGTGGAATCTTCTGAACAATATTCAACAGAAAGAGTATGGCTATTTGCTGGCCCGATCACAGAGACCACTGATTTTGACTTTATTTGGGTTTGCTCCGTTAAATTTTGAAAGCTACATGACG GTTTTGCGAGCCTTATACCAATTTTTTGTCATGATAATGCAGTCTGTGGAATAG
- the LOC110674009 gene encoding tripartite motif-containing protein 45 isoform X2, translated as MEKVVTNRNLNGFNGEQFTEQVTDQKDSISTSDQKVAHRFRKLKIDPSFTAILPSAVDTEEHDYDEHTTESDDNERGIRTQYVRLNEEQHVEAVVILKNDGTKTGPDEMEDLLQSNGKLKFNLTPEQLGGIAGGSATMENRSIPRKSSLRRNSVFSNQSDLEKQLVMEKPKPIPEPAGMYDVPKRILMPMFSEDQDFMDMNSFYDRNAQLKFDEILTVYDQFPMDFLPSKYKCGVCKKLCHEPRVLDCLHTFCKRCLIELEANSNSGSNLFWRRINECANFDWDSKVKSGELEANDESNRENEKFLAGATSTHESSRAINCAANHDGFSGESRFDQIRASFQNFKEKNCLKSPSKERTKSNLKLAAKIDQEKDLICPSCGLATVLPLGGVNRLPPHFVMERKIEDMVSACGNPPPNLFCELCTNEVTATSSCSTCSLKLCSFCKEAHQRQRNTAQHKVRSLGELLKKSRHNDPEARSIKCPMHPEHQLKLFCTTCHQVICNECTAFIHRDHKYTSASKAGKVYSKFVKNAIEQTKPLEDYAMQSIGRLNDMSIRINSKCEAVQRDVEAYIDEYVAALEDHRKALLKQIGEVREAKMAMIMAQKVDLEQRSQNARTAIDFAEEIINEGNEIENLIFVSILLKRFEQCLRSNRALDFKVTDTLEFLPDEMTPCFRVQNLVPLYGIITTQKADPRKCSLVNCAELASLKVHRKVELSLVTKDYEGRPMNHGGITVQTDLRHQEDDSRPISLNVADNRNGTYGLSFVPERAGVMSLMVSVDGKIIEGCPYVLRIHNLRPHNGVYHCCSFCSSNGSKYSTCACGSIMPGGYKGCGHGHEGHPGHRHWSCCASLLEHSDCTTKKVK; from the exons ATGGAAAAGGTGGTTACAAATAGGAACCTGAATGGTTTCAATGGTGAGCAGTTCACCGAACAAGTGACAGATCAAAAGGACTCAATTTCAACAAGTGACCAAAAAGTGGCACACCGATtccgaaaactgaaaattgacccATCGTTCACAGCCATATTGCCTTCTGCTGTCGACACCGAAGAGCATGATTACGATGAGCATACCACGGAGAGTGACGACAATGAACGTGGCATTCGAACGCAGTATGTGAGACTAAACGAGGAACAGCACGTTGAGGCAGTGGTGATCCTGAAGAACGATGGAACAAAAACCGGGCCGGATGAAATGGAGGATCTACTGCAAAGCAACGGGAAACTCAAATTCAATTTGACACCAGAACAGTTGGGTGGCATTGCCGGTGGTAGTGCGACCATGGAAAATAGAAGTATTCCGCGAAAGTCCAGTCTCCGCAGAAACTCTGTGTTCAGTAACCAATCGGACCTGGAGAAGCAGCTGGTGATGGAGAAACCGAAACCTATTCCGGAACCGGCAGGAATGTATGATGTTCCCAAGAGGATTTTGATGCCAATGTTTTCTGAAGACCAGGATTTCATGGATATGAACagtttttacgaccgaaatgcCCAGCTGAAGTTCGACGAGATTCT CACCGTGTATGACCAGTTCCCGATGGATTTTCTTCCCAGTAAGTACAAATGTGGTGTCTGCAAAAAACTATGCCATGAGCCACGTGTGCTGGATTGCCTGCATACTTTTTGCAAACGGTGTCTGATAGAGCTGGAGGCCAACTCGAACAGCGGAAGCAACCTATTTTGGCGACGGATCAACGAGTGTGCCAACTTTGACTGGGATAGTAAGGTCAAGAGTGGCGAGCTTGAAG CAAACGATGAAAGCAACAGAGAAAATGAAAAGTTCCTAGCTGGGGCGACTTCCACACATGAATCCTCACGTGCCATCAATTGTGCTGCTAATCATGATGGTTTCAGCGGAGAATCACGTTTCGATCAGATTAGAGCGTCTTTTCAGAACTTCAAGGAGAAAAACTGTTTGAAGTCACCGTCTAAAGAGAGG ACTAAAAGCAATCTAAAGCTCGCAGCGAAAATTGACCAAGAAAAGGATTTGATCTGTCCCAGTTGCGGATTGGCAACCGTGCTCCCACTGGGAGGAGTGAATCGCTTACCGCCTCATTTTGTCATGGAACGCAAAATTGAAGATATGGTTTCGGCTTGCGGAAATCCTCCGCCGAATCTGTTCTGCGAATTGTGCACCAATGAAGTCACG GCCACATCGTCGTGCTCCACGTGTTCCCTCAAGTTGTGTAGCTTTTGCAAGGAAGCCCACCAGCGGCAGCGTAATACAGCCCAGCATAAGGTTCGCTCGCTTGGGGAGCTGTTGAAAAAATCCCGCCACAATGATCCGGAGGCACGCTCGATTAAGTGTCCCATGCATCCGGAGCATCAATTAAAATTATTCTGCACCACTTGCCATCAAGTCATATGTAACGAGTGCACCGCTTTCATTCACCGGGACCATAAATACACGTCTGCATCGAAAGCGGGAAAGGTTTACAGTAAGTTTGTGAAAAATGCAATCGAGCAGACGAAACCGCTCGAAGATTACGCCATGCAATCGATCGGACGGCTCAATGACATGTCGATAAGGATCAACAGCAAGTGTGAAGCGGTCCAACGGGACGTGGAAGCTTACATCGATGAGTATGTTGCTGCACTGGAGGACCACCGGAAGGCGCTGCTAAAACAAATCGGCGAGGTGCGGGAGGCGAAGATGGCAATGATAATGGCACAGAAGGTGGATTTGG AACAACGCTCCCAAAATGCACGCACAGCCATCGACTTTGCCGAGGAGATCATCAACGAAGGCAATGAGAtagaaaatttaatatttgttagCATCCTGCTGAAACGCTTCGAGCAATGTTTGCGCTCCAACCGGGCGCTTGATTTCAAGGTGACGGATACATTGGAATTCCTACCGGATGAAATGACACCCTGTTTCCGGGTGCAAAACCTAGTTCCACTTTACGGTATCATCACGACCCAGAAGGCTGATCCAAGAAAGTGCTCACTTGTGAATTGTGCTGAGCTAGCCAGCCTCAAAGTGCATCGAAAGGTTGAGCTGTCACTTGTCACCAAAGATTATGAAGGTAGACCTATGAACCACGGTGGAATCACCGTACAGACGGACCTTCGCCACCAGGAGGATGATTCTCGGCCAATCTCACTCAACGTGGCAGATAACCGCAACGGGACCTATGGGTTATCTTTTGTGCCGGAGCGAGCAGGTGTGATGAGCCTGATGGTCTCTGTGGATGGGAAAATTATTGAG GGTTGCCCATATGTGCTGAGAATTCACAACTTACGGCCACACAACGGTGTTTATCATTGTTGTTCGTTCTGCTCCAGCAACGGGTCGAAATACAGCACGTGTGCTTGCGGAAGCATCATGCCCGGAGGCTACAAAGGTTGCGGCCACGGTCACGAGGGACACCCCGGTCACCGTCACTGGTCCTGCTGTGCAAGCTTGTTGGAGCATTCGGATTGTACGACCAAGAAAGTAAAGTGA
- the LOC110674009 gene encoding tripartite motif-containing protein 45 isoform X1: MEKVVTNRNLNGFNGEQFTEQVTDQKDSISTSDQKVAHRFRKLKIDPSFTAILPSAVDTEEHDYDEHTTESDDNERGIRTQYVRLNEEQHVEAVVILKNDGTKTGPDEMEDLLQSNGKLKFNLTPEQLGGIAGGSATMENRSIPRKSSLRRNSVFSNQSDLEKQLVMEKPKPIPEPAGMYDVPKRILMPMFSEDQDFMDMNSFYDRNAQLKFDEILTVYDQFPMDFLPSKYKCGVCKKLCHEPRVLDCLHTFCKRCLIELEANSNSGSNLFWRRINECANFDWDSKVKSGELEANDESNRENEKFLAGATSTHESSRAINCAANHDGFSGESRFDQIRASFQNFKEKNCLKSPSKERDCYCFQTKSNLKLAAKIDQEKDLICPSCGLATVLPLGGVNRLPPHFVMERKIEDMVSACGNPPPNLFCELCTNEVTATSSCSTCSLKLCSFCKEAHQRQRNTAQHKVRSLGELLKKSRHNDPEARSIKCPMHPEHQLKLFCTTCHQVICNECTAFIHRDHKYTSASKAGKVYSKFVKNAIEQTKPLEDYAMQSIGRLNDMSIRINSKCEAVQRDVEAYIDEYVAALEDHRKALLKQIGEVREAKMAMIMAQKVDLEQRSQNARTAIDFAEEIINEGNEIENLIFVSILLKRFEQCLRSNRALDFKVTDTLEFLPDEMTPCFRVQNLVPLYGIITTQKADPRKCSLVNCAELASLKVHRKVELSLVTKDYEGRPMNHGGITVQTDLRHQEDDSRPISLNVADNRNGTYGLSFVPERAGVMSLMVSVDGKIIEGCPYVLRIHNLRPHNGVYHCCSFCSSNGSKYSTCACGSIMPGGYKGCGHGHEGHPGHRHWSCCASLLEHSDCTTKKVK; this comes from the exons ATGGAAAAGGTGGTTACAAATAGGAACCTGAATGGTTTCAATGGTGAGCAGTTCACCGAACAAGTGACAGATCAAAAGGACTCAATTTCAACAAGTGACCAAAAAGTGGCACACCGATtccgaaaactgaaaattgacccATCGTTCACAGCCATATTGCCTTCTGCTGTCGACACCGAAGAGCATGATTACGATGAGCATACCACGGAGAGTGACGACAATGAACGTGGCATTCGAACGCAGTATGTGAGACTAAACGAGGAACAGCACGTTGAGGCAGTGGTGATCCTGAAGAACGATGGAACAAAAACCGGGCCGGATGAAATGGAGGATCTACTGCAAAGCAACGGGAAACTCAAATTCAATTTGACACCAGAACAGTTGGGTGGCATTGCCGGTGGTAGTGCGACCATGGAAAATAGAAGTATTCCGCGAAAGTCCAGTCTCCGCAGAAACTCTGTGTTCAGTAACCAATCGGACCTGGAGAAGCAGCTGGTGATGGAGAAACCGAAACCTATTCCGGAACCGGCAGGAATGTATGATGTTCCCAAGAGGATTTTGATGCCAATGTTTTCTGAAGACCAGGATTTCATGGATATGAACagtttttacgaccgaaatgcCCAGCTGAAGTTCGACGAGATTCT CACCGTGTATGACCAGTTCCCGATGGATTTTCTTCCCAGTAAGTACAAATGTGGTGTCTGCAAAAAACTATGCCATGAGCCACGTGTGCTGGATTGCCTGCATACTTTTTGCAAACGGTGTCTGATAGAGCTGGAGGCCAACTCGAACAGCGGAAGCAACCTATTTTGGCGACGGATCAACGAGTGTGCCAACTTTGACTGGGATAGTAAGGTCAAGAGTGGCGAGCTTGAAG CAAACGATGAAAGCAACAGAGAAAATGAAAAGTTCCTAGCTGGGGCGACTTCCACACATGAATCCTCACGTGCCATCAATTGTGCTGCTAATCATGATGGTTTCAGCGGAGAATCACGTTTCGATCAGATTAGAGCGTCTTTTCAGAACTTCAAGGAGAAAAACTGTTTGAAGTCACCGTCTAAAGAGAGG GATTGTTACTGTTTCCAGACTAAAAGCAATCTAAAGCTCGCAGCGAAAATTGACCAAGAAAAGGATTTGATCTGTCCCAGTTGCGGATTGGCAACCGTGCTCCCACTGGGAGGAGTGAATCGCTTACCGCCTCATTTTGTCATGGAACGCAAAATTGAAGATATGGTTTCGGCTTGCGGAAATCCTCCGCCGAATCTGTTCTGCGAATTGTGCACCAATGAAGTCACG GCCACATCGTCGTGCTCCACGTGTTCCCTCAAGTTGTGTAGCTTTTGCAAGGAAGCCCACCAGCGGCAGCGTAATACAGCCCAGCATAAGGTTCGCTCGCTTGGGGAGCTGTTGAAAAAATCCCGCCACAATGATCCGGAGGCACGCTCGATTAAGTGTCCCATGCATCCGGAGCATCAATTAAAATTATTCTGCACCACTTGCCATCAAGTCATATGTAACGAGTGCACCGCTTTCATTCACCGGGACCATAAATACACGTCTGCATCGAAAGCGGGAAAGGTTTACAGTAAGTTTGTGAAAAATGCAATCGAGCAGACGAAACCGCTCGAAGATTACGCCATGCAATCGATCGGACGGCTCAATGACATGTCGATAAGGATCAACAGCAAGTGTGAAGCGGTCCAACGGGACGTGGAAGCTTACATCGATGAGTATGTTGCTGCACTGGAGGACCACCGGAAGGCGCTGCTAAAACAAATCGGCGAGGTGCGGGAGGCGAAGATGGCAATGATAATGGCACAGAAGGTGGATTTGG AACAACGCTCCCAAAATGCACGCACAGCCATCGACTTTGCCGAGGAGATCATCAACGAAGGCAATGAGAtagaaaatttaatatttgttagCATCCTGCTGAAACGCTTCGAGCAATGTTTGCGCTCCAACCGGGCGCTTGATTTCAAGGTGACGGATACATTGGAATTCCTACCGGATGAAATGACACCCTGTTTCCGGGTGCAAAACCTAGTTCCACTTTACGGTATCATCACGACCCAGAAGGCTGATCCAAGAAAGTGCTCACTTGTGAATTGTGCTGAGCTAGCCAGCCTCAAAGTGCATCGAAAGGTTGAGCTGTCACTTGTCACCAAAGATTATGAAGGTAGACCTATGAACCACGGTGGAATCACCGTACAGACGGACCTTCGCCACCAGGAGGATGATTCTCGGCCAATCTCACTCAACGTGGCAGATAACCGCAACGGGACCTATGGGTTATCTTTTGTGCCGGAGCGAGCAGGTGTGATGAGCCTGATGGTCTCTGTGGATGGGAAAATTATTGAG GGTTGCCCATATGTGCTGAGAATTCACAACTTACGGCCACACAACGGTGTTTATCATTGTTGTTCGTTCTGCTCCAGCAACGGGTCGAAATACAGCACGTGTGCTTGCGGAAGCATCATGCCCGGAGGCTACAAAGGTTGCGGCCACGGTCACGAGGGACACCCCGGTCACCGTCACTGGTCCTGCTGTGCAAGCTTGTTGGAGCATTCGGATTGTACGACCAAGAAAGTAAAGTGA